One region of Malania oleifera isolate guangnan ecotype guangnan chromosome 6, ASM2987363v1, whole genome shotgun sequence genomic DNA includes:
- the LOC131157252 gene encoding uncharacterized protein LOC131157252 — MAWRQIGKKGISGSIGKVFTSAPPRDGVSVSTPVFVDAVKSFSASGRYVPEFYVNSELAGGDDFKILTIQPLIRELSVRFLHQHAQPGQTKSWYMKKLDSSTKQRRRCFHGSPELLARRKNDEPYPKMTPRKGKFVKRVNKTQPPVELPYVPPRLKRTTKSLSDKTIDIFEGMTIVELAKRTSESIPTLQNILVNVGEKVESEFDPISIDIAELVAMEVGVNVRRLHSHEGREILPRPAVVTIMGHVDHGKTSLLDALRQTSLVAVEAGGITQHLGAFVVGMASGASITFLDTPGHAAFSAMRARGAAVTDIVVLVVAADDGVMPQTLEAISHAKAAEVPIVVAINKCDKPAADPERVKLQLASEGLLLEEMGGDIQVVKVSAINKTGLDNLEEALLLQADLMDLKARIDGPAQAYVVEARLDKGRGPLATAIVKAGTLVCGQHIVVGVEWGRIRAIRDMVGTLTERATPAMPVEIEGLKGLPMAGDDIIVVDSEERARMLSAGRKKKFEKDRLRKIGEERTETPDPSEEVPERVEMPIIVKADVQGTVQAVTDALKTLNSPQVFVNIVHVGVGPVSQSDVDLAQACGAFIVGFNVRSPPSSISMAATQASIKIKLHRVIYHLLEDIGNLVIEKAPGTFETQVAGEAQVLNIFEIKGRSKSKGEDVRIAGCKVVDGHFTKSSILRLLRSGEVVFEGPCVSLKREKQDVETVGKGSECGLVIGDCDDFQIGDVIQCLEQVNRKPKFISSESGAVRIEC, encoded by the exons GGAATTTCTGGTAGTATTGGGAAGGTGTTCACTTCAGCACCACCTAGAGATGGAGTTTCAGTTTCTACACCTGTCTTTGTAGATGCAGTGAAATCATTTTCTGCTTCAGGCAGATATGTACCAG AATTCTATGTCAACTCGGAATTGGCAGGTGGCgatgatttcaaaattttaactatacaaccCTTAATTCG AGAACTCTCCGTTAGGTTTCTTCATCAACATGCGCAACCAGGCCAAACCAAATCTTGGTATATGAAGAAGCTCGACTCATCAACTAAGCAGAGGAGAAG ATGTTTTCATGGAAGTCCGGAGCTATTGGCTAGAAGAAAAAATGATGAACCATATCCTAAGATGACTCCCAGGAAAGGGAAGTTTGTGAAGAGGGTCAATAAGACCCAGCCGCCTGTTGAATTGCCATATGTGCCTCCCAGACTGAAAAGAACTACCAAGTCATTGTCAGATAAAACAATTGACATTTTTGAAGGCATGACCATTGTTGAGCTTGCCAAACGTACTAGTGAGTCAATACCTACTCTGCAGAATATTCTTGTAAATGTTGGGGAAAAGGTTGAATCAGAGTTTGACCCTATCAGCATTGATATTGCGGAACTGGTTGCAATG GAAGTTGGGGTCAATGTTAGGAGGCTACATTCGCATGAAGGTAGAGAGATTCTACCACGGCCTGCGGTTGTAACTATTATGGGTCATGTTGATCATGGTAAAACTTCTCTTTTGGATGCTCTACGTCAAACATCATTGGTAGCCGTGGAAGCTGGAGGGATCACTCAGCATCTTGGTGCTTTTGTTGTTGGCATGGCGTCGGGAGCATCAATCACATTTCTTGACACACCTGGTCATGCTGCATTTAGTGCAATGCGAGCAAGAGGTGCAGCTGTCACGGATATAGTTGTGCTAGTGGTAGCTGCGGATGATGGGGTGATGCCCCAAACTCTTGAAGCCATCTCCCATGCAAAAGCCGCTGAAGTACCAATAGTAGTTGCCATTAATAAATGTGATAAACCAGCAGCTGACCCTGAAAGAGTGAAGCTCCAGCTTGCATCAGAAGGGTTGTTGCTGGAGGAAATGGGTGGGGATATTCAGGTGGTTAAAGTTTCAGCTATAAATAAAACTGGTTTGGATAACTTGGAGGAGGCTTTGCTTCTTCAGGCGGACCTGATGGATTTAAAAGCGCGCATTGATGGGCCTGCTCAAGCTTATGTGGTAGAAGCGAGACTTGATAAAGGGCGGGGCCCACTGGCTACTGCAATAGTGAAGGCAGGGACTTTGGTTTGTGGGCAGCATATTGTTGTGGGTGTAGAATGGGGAAGAATAAGAGCTATTAGGGATATGGTTGGGACATTGACAGAGCGGGCAACACCTGCAATGCCTGTTGAGATTGAGGGGCTGAAGGGGCTTCCCATGGCTGGCGATGATATTATTGTTGTGGATTCAGAAGAGAGAGCTAGAATGCTTAGTGCaggaaggaaaaagaaatttgagAAAGATAGGCTTCGGAAGATTGGTGAGGAGAGGACAGAAACTCCAGATCCATCAGAAGAGGTGCCTGAGAGGGTTGAAATGCCAATTATAGTGAAAGCCGATGTTCAAGGCACTGTCCAAGCAGTAACAGATGCATTGAAGACTTTAAACAGTCCACAG GTGTTTGTGAACATAGTCCATGTTGGTGTTGGGCCGGTTTCCCAGTCTGATGTGGACTTGGCACAAGCTTGTGGTGCATTTATAGTTGGATTCAATGTTCGGAGCCCACCTAGTTCTATCAGCATGGCCGCAACTCAAGCAAGTATAAAG ATCAAATTGCATCGTGTGATTTATCACCttttggaggatattgggaaTTTAGTCATAGAGAAAGCTCCTGGGACTTTCGAAACCCAGGTTGCTGGGGAGGCTCAGGTGCTCAACATCTTTGAGATCAAAGGAAGGAGCAAGTCCAAGGGAGAGGATGTGAGGATTGCTGGCTGCAAGGTAGTAGACGGCCATTTCACCAAATCATCAATCCTTAGGCTTCTAAGGAGTGGGGAAGTTGTCTTTGAGGGGCCGTGCGTCTCACTCAAGCGGGAGAAGCAGGATGTGGAGACGGTGGGGAAGGGGAGTGAGTGTGGACTTGTGATTGGTGATTGTGATGATTTCCAGATTGGGGATGTCATCCAGTGCTTGGAGCAAGTGAACAGGAAGCCCAAGTTTATATCATCCGAGAGTGGGGCTGTTCGAATCGAGTGCTGA